The genomic segment TCAGGAATttatacttattttcacttagtattaaatcgtagtcaAAAAATatagtgaatatttgagtttacctggaaaactgaatagaaaaccacgacctcacctaaccgtcttagtttttgaagataataattttattgcttcttaattacaattagtacttaacctatattgatattatagtttaataaaacaaataaaccaaaactaaaatatatcaataaattttaaagtaactcaggatattttccaattttgtataaaatctctattgtttaataaaactgaaaaagaaattcctgatatttaaaacttgtgaatAGCAATTTGAACTTGAaaattcatcctaaaattctgagtgttttaacagaaaacgaggagattaaatggggaggtaaatgtaaagtagtgaataaggagacagattgaggtaaaaaaatttcagacacggttgggcacttccatgccgacttgaccctgttgggccagaacgtccattcctcttatttgggtggttaggttagggcacagtcagcgcgctcctggctggctggcggtggtcgggtggtggtcccccctggggtcccggggggaccaccaccaatggtgtacctgaggaactggtgccctatcctaacctgtttttttgcacgattcgtctcgagcttttaagatgagtctagggcctcaaggagggggtctctacttatgagaggtaccgaggatgaatgtacaatagttggaaaccaaaaaaatgcactggtgaaaggcatataaacgttttttggagtatttaatggcgctagtatatgtgtgcgtgtgcgtgtttttttttatgtaaatacaatatatctgggttttttaattcctgctgagaagtgtatctgaaataaagggttttgtctttacatttggtaaggtttcaataatcaggtaaaaaataaaaatgagaaAGACTCGAGTTATATTTTTTCATTTACTCCAGATTATTGTCCCCATTTTCTCTATATTCCGTTTCACAGAAAACATCTTCACGGGCGGTCGAGTCCCGTTTTCGTCTATGGGGAAACTCAGATAATTGACAGAAAAAAATATATGCAAGTTCCATTTTTATTTCCAAACACTGGATAGTTTAATTATTAAGatcgggagtttgcttattattcAGATCTGGGAAACAACAACGTATTattatttcatgttttttttttcatccaaacatatagaaacaagtatttatgttttaattttagaggaaagaacattatcaaatatttgttttgtttttgttttttcataggaaagagcaaacatcagaaaagacataattcattcattcattcagtattatagatattccccccaccggtaaattaaagacattatttattttcatcgttagttctttttttattgaacAAATAAAAAACCTACAATACACataactacaatatatatatatatatatatacgcacacacacacacacacacacacacacacacacacacacacacacacacacacacacacacacacacacacaactgcatTAATGTTAAGCTAATTTTTTTTCGGGCAACACCCAAGGTTGGTTTTAATGGTCAATGGAGGCAGTCGCAGGTGGCAAATTGCTTTTTAATGCGCACGTGCCCCAAACTGGCGATCTCCCAGGGACCTTTCAAAGATAATTACCAGTACAGGTAGTTGCCAGTGACGAGCTGCCCTCTGGGGTCAATTTTAAGTAGTTATCctcgggggagggggagtggttgtGCTCCACATCAGAACCCCAGGTATCCACAGTCtcacactgcctcgccaccaacacACGGCCAGATGGTTCGCAACCTAATCAAATGCGTCCAATGCGGACAAATTTGCCACAACATTGGTAAGCCACAACATTGGTAATTTgccacaatattatatatatatatatatatatatatatatatatatatatatttatttatttatttatttattatttacttatttattattttttttcacacatagCCATTCACCATGCCACAAGCCCAGGCTGTGCATTACCCACCAACGAACTCTGGAGCAGTGATTCGGACCCATCGCCAAACCCGCGAGTTTGGTCTCCCGACTTATTCAGCGATTGTGATGACCCAGAATCGTCGCCCTCGCCACATACTCCACAATGCTCAGGCATGCCCCCCGATTTCGACCCTCGACCGTCAAGAACACGCCGCTATAAACGTGagttattactattatttatttatttatttatttattcacattATCAACGCCGTTATTgaaaaagagatagagagagagagagagagagagaatatatatatatatatatatatatatatatatatatatatatatatatatatatatatatattcacgcctcttaaaagaaaagaaaaaaaaacatttttttttgtctCCCACCAGGGCAACCATATCGACTGCTAATACAACGACagcggcaacagcagcagcagcagcaggatgcCCAGCCAACATCACCCAGCTCACCAATCAACACACGAGTCAGGTCTCCCGACATGTTCAGCCCCACGCCAGATTTTGAACAGGATTTCTCACCTAAAACACCCCCATACTTGGCGGACGATGACGATTCCGACCCCGAACCGCCACCACCAAGAACCCGCCGCTACAAAcgtaagttattttttttttttttttaattattattattattattattattattattattattattattattattattattattattattgcgagtgctagagagagagagagagagaatcatatAGACACCTCTTAAAAGGCTATTCCTTCCAGGGCTGCCATATCGCACtctaattcaacaacaacaacaatgcgaggaacaacaacaacacgcacACGCCTCGCCCAGCTCCTCGGTCCATATGCGCGTCAGATCCCCCGATTTGTTCGAAAGTTATAGCAGCGACCAGTCAACATCATCGCTTCGGCGTGGGGGGCAGCATAGGGAACGTGAGtatttcacattttttttttttgtttttgttttttggtgTTGTTATGTGATCTCGATCGCACCactcgctcaaaaaaaaaaaaaaaaaaaaaaaaaaaaaacagacgagGGCATGCCAATATTaatgctaatttttttttttttttaagacatctcaatcaacaatcaacacactcacacacagttattaatacctcttttttttttttgcagacgcTGACAgtgactcatcatcatcatcaaaccCAGCAGCCTCATCACCAGAGTCGgtcgactcaccaccaccaccaccaccttccccgtcccctccccctcctcgggaTATTGAAATTGTGAACATCATTCGCAATTTCAATGGGGCTTACACACGATATTCATTTAGCGTGCCAGAGCACGTGCGGGGTGATCCAGGGGCTTATTTACGAACATATCGCGCATTTTTCATTAATTTCGTCAGTGGATTGTTTACTTTAGAACATCCACATATACGCGTCTTCCCTGATTTCACATTTGGGGTGCGGAGGCTCAACGTAGAGCCCGACGATGATTTTGATCCAGTAATGCACATGCGCGGGGAAATGCGTGCCATAACTCAAGAGGAAGTAGAACAGCTTGTTAATTTGTGGGTCGAAGAGATCGACAATAAACTAGAGGAGTTGCTAGGGGAACAGGAAGGGTCGAGTGTCGGGATAGAGTCGATTTTGGGGTTTTACATAAATGTGGCCCTTATCGAACACCCAATTCGACTGGGTTCATTCGTAGATTACCCGGCCAAGTTACGGGGCAAAGGCCACGTATTCAACCCCCGAGGGGAAGccaatatttgccttatgcagtgcatCGCCGTGCACAAATGTTTGGCCCGCGGGCTCCTTTATAACGACATCAAAACTCGGGCCAAATCTGGGCGATGGTGTCGCCGACAAGTAAGATGGAGTAATAATATAGGCACCCCAGTATCTTTTGACGACATCGCCAAAGTCGAAGATTTAAACAGGTCttctatatttatttatgttctgGTAAAAGGAGATAATGGTCGTCATTACATTAGTTTGGCTAGAAAAGGCCGTGGGAATTTTAAGGATGTCATATCTTTACTTATGCTGGAAGGCCAACATTTGGTCCTCATCAAGAACTTTACCAAATATGTGCGTAATATGAGGTCTCATTCGGAAAACATCCCAGCTGATTATGAATTTTGTCACAGCTGCCTCATCGCCCTCCCACCCCATCAAATGCTCGAGCATGAATCAACTTGCGAGGTCAAACAAACGTTGCATTTTCCTCCCCCTGAAAAGAAAATAGAGTTTAAACATTTCGGGCGAGCGTACGGGCCAAGCCACACTTGTTACTATGATTTCGAGTGTGCCCTGCAAAAGGATAGGCCACAGGGCATAATCGAAGCACGTCACAGGGCCATTGCATATGCGTACATAATCATAGACCGTCGCTATAATATCGTAGAAAAAGATTTCTACCTCGGGCCTAATTCTGCAACCCATTTTGTTAATAAACTATCCTCCTCGTGGGCCAGAATAACGCGAGAACAGCCATATTACCATCTGCACATGTCCAATGAGCAAATGGAAAGTTACAAGAGTCAGACCATGTGCGAGATATGCGACGAACCTTTCGGGCCCAAAATCGTCAAAAATAGACACCACGACCATTCACTGAGCGAACATAATTACTTAGCCGCCCTATGCTCTCGCTGCAATCTCCAGTGCAAAGATGGCTACAAATACTTGCACGCATTTTCACATAATGCGGCGTATGATTTAGGGGTTTTGTTAAACGAgttaggaaacgtgcccaaacgcaACGTAGACATTATGTCCAAAGACGGgtgtaaatttatgaaagttgacatTGACTTTCTTAGATTTATGGACAGCTTAGCCTTGCTCAATGGGTCGTTGGCCAAATTAGCCAAGGAACACATCGACAGTGGCAAACCTACGACGTTCACTCTCGCCATGTTAGATAAGGTCCCTGCTGAGGCCCATAATTTATTGTTAACTGGCAAACAGTCCTTTTGTTATGATTACGTGTCAAATTGGGATGTATTAAATGAACCGCGGCTCCCCCCCAGAGATGCATTTTTCAATACCTTGAcgcaggaagagctccctgaaaaagaaTACAAACAAGCGTTGGAGGTATTTAAATTAGCCAAGTGCCGCAATATTGGCGAATATCTCGTCTTGTATTTAAAAGTTGATACTGGCATTTTAGCAGACATTTTCACGGTGTGGCGACGCACTATGTTAGATCTTTATAGATTAGATATTGCATATTACCTCTCTTTATCTAGTTTCGCGTGGGACGCCTTCCTGTTCAAAAGTAAGGTGGTGCTAGATCCAATATCAGACCCTAGAATGTATGACCTCATTCGAAGGAATTTAAGAGGAGGCTTCACCTCAGTTGTAAAGCAATTGTCTACCGCCGAGAACCATTACACCGGGGCGGGGTCTAGCGAGGATGGAACCCACATCCTCTATCTAGACTTCAATTCACTCTATGCTACGTGCATGAGTGAAAAGCTCCCCACTGGCGGTTTCCGTTGCCTAACTGACGCCGAACGCGATGAAATGCTATTGCAGGGTTTGAGAAATATTGACTGCGATCAAGAGCGCGGTTATTGGATTTTGTGCGACACTAAACAAGTTTCCCCCGACGTAGCTAGATACACTGACGACCTGCCATTAATTTTAGCACACGCCGACATCGTGACGGAACAACTGTCAGAATACAGTAAGTCGATCCTAGTTGCAGAAAATCGCAAGCTGCCGCGCAATAATCGAAAACTCATTGCCACCCACGAAGCACAACGCGACTATTTAATTAGTCTAGATTTCCTTCAGCTTTTAATGCGACTAGGGGTGGAAGTTTCGCGCGTGCACACTATCTTTGAATTTGAGCAGAGGGCACACCTCAAGTCCTTCGTAGATAGTAATATTCGCGAGCGCACAAACTCGACCTGTGCAATTAAGTCTAAGGCATTTAAACTTGTAAATAACGCTATATATGGCAAATCTTTAACGAATTTGGAGCGTTATGCCAATAAATACTATTTAACCACAACTCGCAAACAGTTCCTCAAACACGCTCGCAGCCCGTTTTTCAAACGAGCGACTTTGCTGAGTGAGGACCGTGTCCTTTGCACAACCCGCAAAGATTCGCTCACTATTGATACGCCCACATATCTAGGCTTTCAAATTCTTCAAATAGCTAAAAGGCGGCTATATTCCTTTTGGTACGACACGGTCAAAGCAAAATATGGTGACAAGGCAAAACTGCTCTACACCGACACTGACTCGTACATTATTCAGCTTACTTGCAGAGATGCTTTTGAAGAGCTTAATAAGGCCCCGCTCATACGCCACATTGATTTTAGCAATTTCCCCGAAGATCATTCTCTATATTCAATCGCGCGAAAAGGCAAACTGGGTCTTTTAAAGTCCGAAGTAGGGTCTAAAATTATAACCCAGCTCGTTGCCCTTAAGCCCAAAATGTACTCGCTAGTGACGCTGGATAAACAGCACATTTGCAGATGCAAGGGGATCACACGACGCCAGCAAGCTGGGCTAGAACACTCATCTTTCATAGACGCCCTTGAAACAAACACAAGTCGGAGGTTTGTGACTAGGACTATTAGAAATGTTGGCGGGCAAATGTGCACATGCGTTACTGTCAAGAGAGGCTTATCCGCGTTTGATGATAAGCGATACGTAATAAGCCCCACTGTTTCACTCGCTTATGGTCACCCCGATATTCCACACGATCCAGAGGATGAGGAGGCAGTCATTAGTGACTTAGAGATGGATGTGGACGCGCAGGaaaatgtggaacaaaatatACGCCCTGCAGGACGGCGTCATTACTCAATTTTCAATATGTGGGCCAAGAGAGATTCATTGGCCCAAAACCTATTCCCAAACTTGCTGTGAAATATGCTCGCTCCtctgcatttaaaaaaaaaaaaaaaaaaaaaaaaaaaaaaactttgcatTCTCACATTAGTgcgtgttattgtttttattgttgttattattttatAATGTTATAAgggatgttattattattattaatattaatattaatattattattatgcctATAGATTTAAGcttgtaaatatgtatatattatgtttttgtttcaataaacaaacaaaaaaaagtaCGTATTTTTAATGTTTTCTTTGTCACGCCCTAAgcttgtatatctatctatctatctatataaatatatatatatatatatatatatatatatatatattatgtttatgtttctataaaagaaagaaatgcatgtttttttttttttatatcccccatatatatatatatatatatatatatatatatatatatatatatatatatatatatatatatatatatatatatataacattccaCAGTGTGCATATTAAACAGTAGAGACTCAGCCCCCAACATGGAAAGACCTGATGAGATAATATCTCAAGCCCATGTTAACATCTTCAGGGAACCATGTCGGATGATAATAGCGGGTTATTCAAATGCAGGGAAATCATTTTTATGCAACAAACTCGTGCACAAGTACCATGAAACATTCGCTCGAATAATTATATGTGGTGGGGGATATCCCGAGTTGATGAACAATCCACGAATTAATAGAAAAATTGTTGCTCATTCCAGCATTATTGATCCTTTGGATGAGCAAATGGGTAATTCCCCAATGCTGATAATAATCGACGATCTCTTTACTGAAAGCGCAAATTCAAAaattgtttctgatattttcaccAGGGGACGTCATCATAACATCTCTGCCATATTGATCacgcaaaatatatttttccctgGAAAATATTCTAGGAACATAAGCCTAAACGCCTCGCATTTCTTATTAGTCAAATCAAGAGATCTTTCTCAAATTGAGACTTTGGGACGtcaaatatttgggaaacaggattcaaagaaatttctagaaatatataaaaaggtCATAGCCAAACCCTATGGTTATTTATTTGTAGATCTGGGGTCAAGCACACCCGCCAGCATAACTTTGCGCGGGAATATTGTCGAAGAGGAACCATTTGAAATAGTTtatcaatggtgagcaagaaacagCAAATACTCGATCGAGTTTATAATGATCCTACTTCCACTGGGGGATTTGGAGGCGTGCAGAGATTATATAAAGCAGCTAAATTACTTAATTCTGACATAACACTGGCCGATGTGAAAGATTACTTAAAATCCTCAGACGCATATAcgctgcattatttacaacctaaAAAATTCGCGCGTCGACGAGTTTTGAGTCCTAAACCACGGGTTTATGTGTCTGTTGATCTAGCAGAAATGGGGAAGTTGGCAGGGATGAATAATGGCATCAAATATCTGCTCGTTTGTGTGGACATATACTCCAGGTTTGCTCAAGTAGTGCCACTAACTAGTAAAGACGCGAACATTGTGTGTAGGGCACTAAAATCTATACTAGAGACACCTCACTCGCGCGGGGTGCGGAAAATTAATTCAGATCGAGGGGGCGAATTTTACAACGCGCGTGTGAAAAAGATGTTGGCCTCTAAGAAAATTGTGctgtatagtgtattttctcaggaaacaaAAGCATCCATAGCCGAAAGATTCATACGCACTTTGAAAACTAAGCTTTACAAGTATATGACTTCGCACAACACATTGAAATATATAGGGGTGCTGCCTGACGTTGTAAAAACATATAATGTCTCGCCACACCGAGGGTTGGGGggcagaacccccagagaggcgcATGCTTTAACAAAACCAAGAGAGATTGTTAATCTATTTAACTTAATGTATAAAAACCCAGGCAAAACATCGCGGGGCATCATTCCACAGCTGAAGGTTGGCGAAACAGTACGCATTACTTTATCTGATCGCGTTTTGAAATTTAAAAAAGGTTTCAAACAGCAGAATACGCGAGAAATCTTCACAATCGCGCGAGTGGACAATAGCCAGAGGGTCCCTTTATACTATTTGAAAGATTTGAACGGTGGCAATATTGACGGAGGGTTTTATAGACAGGAACTAACCCTCACCCATTTGCCCGCCGCCTtcaatattgaaaaggttttgaGCAAGAGAGAAGTCGACGGTCAGTTGCAATATAAAGTCAGATACGAGGGTTATGATCAATCATTCGACCAATGGGTCGACGCCGATGACGTACTGAAACTATGAAGGAGCCTTTAGTTCAGAAATACTGGGATCTGATAAGACTATTAGCCGGTCTTAAGTACTCCAGCAGAAAGAAATTAATTGAAAAATTCAAAAAGCCACACATAAATTGCCTATCGGAAATATTTAAAAATCTTTTAAGAAATAAATTGCCCGTGCCTAGCGAGGTtttaaaaaaactgaaaaaatatagtTCATTAATTCGTGTTGTAGCTTGCAAGAAACCTTCCAcggcaattaaaaaaaaaatattaactagCAAACGGGGTGGTAATATCCTATCTATTCTCCTTCCCATTGCCGTTAATCTGTTGTCGCGATTATTTACCAAATGAGAGAGTATTATTTAGTCCCGCGGAAAATAATGGACGAGCGAGTGCCGGCCACTTTGCCGACAGTGCCAGAGATATCGATGCCAACGCCCCCGCAACAGACAACTGAGAACGCCCAGCCCGAAAGATCTAATCCTACTGTAGCACATCTGataaatctgagattaaaagcgATACATCACGAATATGCAAGGGCACTTTTAAAATATTTCGACGAGAGCGGGCTTGTTAAATGGGACGTTAATGGCAATATAATGAGTCCTGTGACTGGCTTGCATATAATTAATGATATTATATATGGGATGACGGTCCACAATGCTTTATTTGCCCCTACTAAACTACCTCttgcaaaattattttttaatgtgGCTTCAATTCCTATGGATCTATTTAGAAACACTGCGGCTCACAGACAGGTTAACGATGAGGGAATTAACAGGAGACGGGGCGTAGCTGTTTCGACCTCTGACCTCCCTCCTAAGCGGATCAAGGTCGGTGGTCGCGGGGATCGGGTCGCCCCCTCGTGGTTGGcttattaaaaacaaattacgGCGATTTGAGCATTTATTCATTGCCCACCTGTGACCCGGTACTGATGCCAGAATGGACACTCACATTATATACGCGACCAACGTTGCCAATGCAGATT from the Procambarus clarkii isolate CNS0578487 chromosome 10, FALCON_Pclarkii_2.0, whole genome shotgun sequence genome contains:
- the LOC123748170 gene encoding uncharacterized protein, giving the protein MVSKKQQILDRVYNDPTSTGGFGGVQRLYKAAKLLNSDITLADVKDYLKSSDAYTLHYLQPKKFARRRVLSPKPRVYVSVDLAEMGKLAGMNNGIKYLLVCVDIYSRFAQVVPLTSKDANIVCRALKSILETPHSRGVRKINSDRGGEFYNARVKKMLASKKIVLYSVFSQETKASIAERFIRTLKTKLYKYMTSHNTLKYIGVLPDVVKTYNVSPHRGLGGRTPREAHALTKPREIVNLFNLMYKNPGKTSRGIIPQLKVGETVRITLSDRVLKFKKGFKQQNTREIFTIARVDNSQRVPLYYLKDLNGGNIDGGFYRQELTLTHLPAAFNIEKVLSKREVDGQLQYKVRYEGYDQSFDQWVDADDVLKL